One Streptomyces lincolnensis genomic region harbors:
- a CDS encoding winged helix-turn-helix transcriptional regulator — protein sequence MVARTRFDADPCPVARSVNAIGDWWSLLIVRDAFDGSRRFGEFHRSLGIAKNILAARLRALEEAGVLHGVPAPDGGSHREYLLTDRGRALFPVIVALRQWGEEQCFTPGEEHSRLLDRRSGRPLRRLETRAADGRLVGPQDTVVEKVHQPDGALTESP from the coding sequence ATGGTCGCTCGCACTCGTTTCGACGCCGACCCCTGCCCGGTCGCGCGGTCGGTGAACGCCATCGGTGACTGGTGGTCGCTGCTGATCGTGCGGGACGCCTTCGACGGCAGCCGCCGCTTCGGCGAGTTCCACCGCAGCCTCGGGATCGCCAAGAACATCCTGGCGGCGCGGCTGCGCGCGCTGGAGGAAGCGGGGGTACTGCACGGCGTACCCGCGCCGGACGGCGGATCCCACCGCGAGTACCTCCTCACGGACCGGGGCCGCGCCTTGTTCCCGGTGATCGTCGCCCTGCGCCAGTGGGGCGAGGAGCAGTGCTTCACCCCCGGCGAGGAGCACTCCCGCCTGCTGGACCGCCGGTCCGGCCGCCCGTTGCGCCGCCTGGAGACCCGGGCGGCGGACGGGCGACTGGTGGGACCGCAGGACACCGTCGTGGAGAAGGTGCACCAGCCGGACGGAGCGCTGACGGAGAGCCCGTAG
- a CDS encoding MarR family winged helix-turn-helix transcriptional regulator produces MPGQRSITQAEKLAEAKLGGIPVRHEQMAVVANIYRAASAVRQHLENSVLRGADLTWTAFVVLWVVWIWGESETRHVAEEAGISKGTLTGVSRTLEKRGLIRRAGHPTDGRLVLLSLTEEGEELMRRIFPAFNDEEAFVAARLDDEECRTVAEGLRRVVLQVEEHGEERRLTLLDGAPPAPRRSGRRAQA; encoded by the coding sequence GTGCCCGGCCAACGATCCATCACGCAAGCCGAGAAGCTGGCGGAGGCCAAGCTCGGCGGTATCCCCGTCCGCCACGAGCAGATGGCCGTCGTCGCCAACATCTACCGCGCCGCCTCGGCGGTACGGCAGCACCTGGAGAACTCCGTGCTGCGCGGCGCGGACCTGACCTGGACGGCGTTCGTCGTCCTGTGGGTGGTCTGGATCTGGGGCGAGTCGGAGACCCGGCACGTGGCGGAGGAGGCGGGTATCTCCAAGGGCACGCTCACCGGCGTCTCGCGGACGCTGGAGAAGCGCGGACTGATCAGGCGGGCCGGTCACCCCACCGACGGCAGGCTGGTACTGCTCAGCCTGACCGAGGAGGGCGAGGAGCTGATGCGGCGGATTTTCCCCGCCTTCAACGACGAGGAGGCCTTCGTCGCCGCACGGCTCGACGACGAGGAGTGCCGCACCGTCGCGGAGGGCCTGCGGCGCGTCGTACTCCAGGTCGAGGAGCACGGCGAGGAACGCCGCCTCACCCTCCTCGACGGCGCACCCCCGGCACCCCGCCGGAGCGGGCGCCGGGCCCAGGCCTGA
- a CDS encoding MBL fold metallo-hydrolase: MFFVEVLETEGLGNRSYLAGGSRAAVVVDPPRDIDRVIGEAARREVRIVAVAETHVHNDYVSGGLELARLTGARYLVPTGAEVAYTRVAVADGDVEPVDDNLVLRAVATPGHTPHHMSYVLEESGRAVAAFTGGSLLIGGVGRPDLVEPRLTERLARAQHASAHRLAADLDDEVAVLPTHGFGSFCSSSRVPGSRAGDAHTTIGAEKASNPVLVQDVDTFVAELLAGLDDVPAYYAHMGPANAGGPAPVDLTAPRRADAAEIARRLAAGEWVVDLRSRVAFAAGHVAGTFNFEVDGQLATHLAWMIPWGRPVTLLAESAEDIARAQRELTRVGVDRPAAAAVGSPADWITGGSAPVSFPRATFAALAAAREHGEGVVVLDVRRDGERAGGWIAGSVHLPVHQVRHRLAEVPAGRVWVHCAGGMRAAIAASVLDAAGRDVVAVDDGFAAAAEAGLPLVVPAHARPAT; this comes from the coding sequence GTGTTCTTTGTCGAGGTCCTGGAGACCGAAGGGCTGGGCAACCGCAGCTATCTGGCGGGCGGCAGCCGCGCGGCGGTGGTCGTGGATCCGCCGCGGGACATCGACCGCGTGATCGGCGAGGCGGCGCGGCGGGAGGTGCGGATCGTGGCCGTCGCCGAGACGCACGTCCACAACGACTACGTCAGCGGCGGCCTGGAGCTGGCCCGGCTGACCGGCGCGCGCTATCTGGTGCCGACCGGGGCGGAGGTGGCGTACACGAGGGTGGCGGTGGCCGACGGGGACGTGGAGCCGGTCGACGACAACCTGGTGCTGCGGGCGGTGGCCACTCCGGGGCACACCCCGCATCACATGTCCTATGTGCTGGAGGAGTCGGGGCGGGCGGTGGCCGCCTTCACCGGCGGTTCGCTGCTGATCGGCGGCGTGGGCCGGCCGGATCTCGTCGAACCGCGGCTGACCGAGCGACTGGCCCGCGCCCAGCACGCCTCCGCGCACCGGCTGGCGGCGGACCTGGACGACGAAGTGGCCGTGCTGCCGACGCACGGCTTCGGCAGCTTCTGTTCCTCCTCGCGCGTCCCCGGTTCGCGGGCCGGGGACGCGCACACCACGATCGGCGCGGAGAAGGCGTCCAATCCGGTGCTCGTACAGGACGTGGACACGTTCGTCGCGGAGCTGCTGGCCGGCCTGGACGACGTCCCCGCGTACTACGCGCACATGGGTCCGGCCAACGCGGGCGGCCCGGCGCCCGTGGATCTCACCGCGCCCCGCCGCGCGGACGCGGCGGAGATCGCGCGGCGACTCGCGGCCGGGGAGTGGGTGGTGGATCTGCGCAGCCGGGTGGCGTTCGCCGCCGGACATGTGGCCGGCACCTTCAACTTCGAGGTCGACGGGCAGCTCGCGACCCACCTGGCCTGGATGATCCCGTGGGGACGGCCGGTGACCCTGCTCGCCGAGAGCGCCGAGGACATCGCCCGCGCCCAGCGGGAACTGACCCGCGTCGGCGTCGACCGTCCGGCCGCCGCGGCGGTCGGCTCCCCCGCCGACTGGATCACCGGCGGGTCGGCGCCGGTGTCGTTCCCGCGGGCCACGTTCGCCGCTCTGGCCGCCGCACGCGAGCACGGTGAGGGCGTGGTGGTGCTCGACGTGCGCCGGGACGGCGAGCGCGCGGGCGGCTGGATCGCCGGCAGTGTCCATCTGCCCGTCCACCAGGTCCGCCACCGTCTGGCGGAGGTGCCCGCCGGCCGGGTGTGGGTGCACTGCGCGGGCGGGATGCGCGCGGCGATCGCCGCGTCCGTGCTGGACGCGGCGGGCCGGGACGTGGTGGCCGTCGACGACGGCTTCGCCGCGGCGGCCGAGGCGGGTCTGCCGCTCGTCGTCCCCGCCCATGCCCGACCCGCCACCTGA
- a CDS encoding sulfite exporter TauE/SafE family protein → MTAFVLALLAGAVVGLALGALGAGGSILTVPALIYLLGFTPAAATTASLVVVIVTSVTALLAHARAGAVRWRAGLLFAAAGLLPAAAAGALSSHVPQTVLILMFAALALAAGLHMLRGRTPRGDGKVAGVRALGAGAGLGTVTGFLGVGGGFLAVPALVGVLAVPMSDAVGTSLLVIVANTLVALGARAHAAVHLDWSLISPFLATAVLGAWDGRRLAAKVAVGTLQRVFGTVLLTVALAMGVTAAR, encoded by the coding sequence ATGACGGCGTTCGTCCTGGCCCTGCTCGCGGGGGCCGTGGTCGGTCTGGCTCTCGGCGCCCTGGGGGCCGGTGGCAGCATCCTGACCGTTCCGGCCCTGATCTATCTGCTCGGCTTCACCCCGGCGGCGGCCACCACCGCGAGCCTGGTCGTCGTGATCGTCACCTCGGTCACCGCTCTGCTGGCCCATGCCCGCGCGGGTGCGGTGCGGTGGCGGGCCGGGCTGCTGTTCGCGGCGGCCGGTCTGCTTCCCGCGGCCGCGGCCGGCGCCCTGTCCTCCCATGTCCCGCAGACCGTGCTGATCCTGATGTTCGCGGCCCTGGCCCTCGCGGCCGGCCTGCACATGCTGCGCGGCCGCACTCCGCGCGGGGACGGGAAAGTGGCGGGTGTGCGGGCGCTGGGCGCCGGGGCGGGCCTGGGTACGGTGACCGGGTTCCTCGGGGTCGGCGGCGGCTTCCTCGCCGTACCCGCGCTCGTGGGTGTGCTGGCCGTGCCGATGAGCGACGCGGTGGGCACCAGTCTGCTGGTCATCGTCGCCAACACCCTGGTGGCCCTCGGCGCCCGCGCCCACGCGGCCGTGCACCTGGACTGGTCCCTGATCTCACCCTTCCTCGCCACGGCCGTCCTCGGCGCCTGGGACGGCCGACGGCTGGCGGCCAAGGTCGCCGTCGGGACGCTCCAGCGGGTCTTCGGCACCGTCCTGCTGACGGTCGCCTTGGCCATGGGCGTGACGGCCGCGCGATGA
- a CDS encoding metal-sensitive transcriptional regulator, whose translation MQLDMSAEELKSALNRLRRAQGQLAGVIRMIEEGRDCEDVVTQLAAVSKALDRAGFSIIATGLEQCMTSEDPEVRDSAQMRARLEKLFLSLA comes from the coding sequence GTGCAACTCGACATGTCGGCCGAGGAGCTGAAGTCCGCGCTGAACCGGCTGCGGCGCGCCCAGGGCCAGCTCGCGGGCGTGATCCGGATGATCGAGGAGGGCCGGGACTGCGAGGACGTCGTCACCCAGCTCGCGGCGGTGTCCAAGGCGCTGGACCGGGCCGGCTTCTCGATCATCGCGACCGGGCTGGAGCAGTGCATGACCAGCGAGGACCCCGAGGTGCGGGACTCCGCGCAGATGCGGGCCCGGCTGGAGAAGCTCTTCCTGTCCCTGGCCTGA
- a CDS encoding rhodanese-like domain-containing protein: protein MTTPLALTPAEVHGRIDDFTVVDVRTPGEYASGHVPGAHNIPLDRVEEASPSLRSAAARGPLLVVCASGARSGRACEQLKDLGIEAATLEGGTTAWTAAGHPVRRPAGARSPWPMERQVRLTAGFLVAVGFVAGLAWPPAHWLSGLIGAGLVFSATTNTCGMAVLLGRLPHNRPPRDAVSFEETLRRVAA, encoded by the coding sequence ATGACGACCCCCCTCGCCCTGACCCCAGCCGAGGTGCACGGCCGAATCGACGACTTCACCGTCGTGGACGTCCGCACTCCCGGCGAGTACGCGAGCGGCCATGTCCCCGGCGCCCACAACATCCCGCTCGACCGCGTCGAGGAAGCCTCGCCCTCCCTCCGATCGGCCGCCGCACGCGGGCCCTTGCTGGTCGTATGCGCCTCGGGAGCCCGGTCCGGCCGCGCCTGCGAGCAGCTGAAGGACCTGGGGATCGAGGCGGCCACCCTGGAGGGCGGCACCACCGCGTGGACGGCGGCGGGCCACCCCGTGCGGCGTCCGGCCGGCGCCCGCAGCCCCTGGCCGATGGAACGCCAGGTCCGCCTGACCGCCGGATTCCTCGTGGCCGTCGGTTTTGTCGCGGGTCTGGCCTGGCCGCCCGCCCACTGGCTCTCCGGGCTGATCGGTGCGGGCCTGGTCTTCTCCGCCACGACCAACACCTGCGGGATGGCGGTCCTGTTGGGCAGGCTCCCCCACAACCGCCCGCCGAGGGACGCCGTTTCCTTCGAGGAGACGTTGCGGCGCGTGGCCGCCTGA
- a CDS encoding haloacid dehalogenase type II translates to MTRIDDIEVVVLDVLGTLVDEPGGLRAALREAVPAADDAHVEELLALWRRHIEREQERIGEGTRPYVTTEVLDAEAAHRVADHAGLTDSATVARLATAGQRLPAWDDSVAALERLARRLPVAGLSNASRTALLRLAAHAGLRWHQALSAEAVRAYKPAPEVYRLAVDSVGCPPDRVLMVAAHAWDLRGARAQGMRTAYVRRPDADPPTSSDAFDRRFGTLDDLVTALTASPPDEAVGSASGSGTGSDRSQIRR, encoded by the coding sequence ATGACCCGGATCGATGACATCGAGGTCGTCGTCCTCGACGTCCTCGGCACCCTGGTCGACGAACCCGGCGGCCTGCGCGCGGCGCTCCGCGAGGCGGTGCCCGCGGCCGACGACGCCCATGTCGAGGAGTTGCTCGCCTTGTGGCGACGCCACATCGAGCGCGAGCAGGAACGCATCGGAGAGGGAACCCGCCCGTACGTCACCACCGAGGTCCTCGACGCGGAGGCCGCACACCGCGTGGCCGACCACGCCGGACTCACCGACAGCGCGACCGTGGCGCGGCTGGCCACGGCGGGGCAGCGGCTGCCCGCCTGGGACGACTCCGTCGCCGCGCTGGAGCGGCTCGCGCGGCGACTGCCCGTGGCCGGGCTCTCCAACGCCAGCCGCACCGCGCTGCTGCGGCTGGCCGCACACGCCGGGCTGCGCTGGCACCAGGCCCTGTCCGCCGAGGCCGTCCGGGCCTACAAGCCCGCGCCGGAGGTCTACCGGCTCGCCGTGGACAGCGTCGGATGTCCACCGGACCGCGTGCTCATGGTGGCCGCCCACGCCTGGGACCTGCGCGGAGCCCGGGCGCAGGGCATGCGGACCGCCTACGTGCGACGGCCGGACGCGGATCCGCCGACGAGCTCCGACGCCTTCGACCGGCGATTCGGCACACTGGACGACCTGGTCACCGCGCTGACGGCGAGCCCCCCGGACGAAGCGGTGGGGTCCGCGTCGGGCTCGGGCACGGGGTCGGACCGGTCGCAGATCCGCCGGTAG
- a CDS encoding NPP1 family protein, translated as MPQKPKRRTPRPGRAALVALSAAALVVALPTSASAGVLTPLGESTTSFQKTFRPYFDYDSDSCFPATAIDWNGTLNGGLQDTGSVTGGCRTDHLGKANTYSRVKCNNGWCGIIYTLYFEKDQNAPGNVVGGHRHDWEACVAWVRQGDPQPSYASVSAHGQYTTRTFTSVPRDGVRLKCVYHKEGAGTHSMRFAKDGERPEAWGDGGWDQPGLVSWNSFPRGRDDLDLQARLNGASWGNANFPLKDGRFEVELERAKPSGIPFDPRGSG; from the coding sequence ATGCCCCAGAAACCGAAGCGAAGGACTCCCCGTCCCGGCAGGGCCGCGCTCGTCGCGCTCAGCGCGGCCGCCCTCGTCGTCGCGCTTCCCACCAGTGCGTCGGCCGGCGTTCTGACGCCGCTGGGCGAGAGCACCACGTCGTTCCAGAAGACGTTCCGGCCCTACTTCGACTACGACAGCGACAGTTGCTTCCCGGCGACCGCCATCGACTGGAACGGCACCCTCAACGGCGGTCTCCAGGACACCGGTTCGGTGACCGGCGGATGCCGTACCGACCACCTCGGCAAGGCCAACACCTACTCGCGCGTCAAGTGCAACAACGGCTGGTGCGGGATCATCTACACGCTCTACTTCGAGAAGGACCAGAACGCGCCCGGCAACGTCGTCGGCGGACACCGCCACGACTGGGAGGCCTGCGTCGCCTGGGTGCGGCAGGGCGATCCCCAGCCCTCCTACGCCTCCGTCTCCGCGCACGGCCAGTACACGACCCGGACGTTCACCTCGGTCCCGAGGGACGGGGTCCGCCTCAAGTGCGTCTACCACAAGGAGGGCGCCGGCACCCACTCCATGCGCTTCGCCAAGGACGGCGAGCGCCCGGAGGCCTGGGGCGACGGCGGCTGGGACCAGCCGGGCCTGGTCAGCTGGAACAGCTTCCCCCGCGGCAGGGACGACCTCGACCTCCAGGCCAGGCTGAACGGCGCCTCCTGGGGCAACGCCAACTTCCCCCTGAAGGACGGCAGGTTCGAGGTCGAGCTGGAGCGCGCCAAGCCCTCCGGGATCCCCTTCGACCCCCGCGGCAGCGGCTGA
- a CDS encoding FadR/GntR family transcriptional regulator encodes MSLTDKAIDDIRELIRTGALPPGSKLPPEPDLAAQLGLSRNLAREAVKALAVARVLEVRRGDGTYVTSLQPSLLLEGLGGAVELLQGDAIALRDLMEVRRLLEPMATALAATRISDAELAEVERHLDAMREARDDVEQLNAHDVAFHRAVVLATGNETLLALLEGISGRTLRARIWRGLVDDKAAGRTLAEHEAIFNALSTRDAALSQAAALLHVSNTEQWLREHLRSSEALPFGTPTG; translated from the coding sequence GTGTCTTTGACGGACAAGGCCATCGATGACATCCGTGAGCTGATCCGGACCGGCGCTCTGCCTCCGGGGTCGAAACTGCCGCCGGAGCCGGACCTGGCCGCGCAGCTGGGGCTGTCCCGCAACCTCGCCCGGGAAGCGGTCAAGGCGTTGGCCGTCGCGCGGGTGCTGGAGGTGCGGCGGGGCGACGGCACGTATGTGACCAGCCTCCAGCCGAGCCTGCTCCTGGAGGGGCTGGGCGGCGCGGTGGAGCTGTTGCAGGGGGACGCGATCGCCCTGCGGGACCTGATGGAGGTGCGGCGGCTGTTGGAACCGATGGCCACGGCGCTTGCCGCGACCCGGATCTCGGACGCCGAACTGGCCGAGGTGGAACGGCACTTGGACGCCATGCGCGAGGCCCGTGACGATGTGGAGCAGCTGAACGCCCACGATGTGGCCTTCCACCGTGCCGTCGTCCTGGCCACCGGCAACGAGACGCTCCTGGCGCTCCTGGAGGGCATCTCCGGGCGCACGCTGCGTGCCCGCATCTGGCGTGGTCTGGTCGACGACAAGGCCGCGGGCCGCACCCTCGCCGAGCACGAGGCGATCTTCAACGCGCTGTCCACCCGTGACGCCGCCCTCAGTCAGGCCGCCGCGCTGCTGCACGTCAGCAACACCGAGCAGTGGCTGAGGGAACACCTGCGTTCGAGTGAGGCCCTCCCCTTCGGGACGCCTACGGGGTGA
- a CDS encoding SpoIIE family protein phosphatase has protein sequence MSGRQDAPAAALVVDPDGVVSGWSESGRLLLGWTVEDAVGRPLTDLLAAPPPPGFPESHDSGPDSTRLVPLRHRNGSTLDALVSAHPLFGADGRALGHAVTVHRWERRPVIADLAFEQCPFALGVYDPELRFLWVNASACRVMAHSEEQVLGEKYRELFPELDDKAYTNQLAEVARTGEPARLITVFRPLGSDYANAWATSMWPVRDAEGRVRAVANWGFDMSAEYWARQRLLILNEAGVGIGRTLDVLGTARELAGTSVPGFADLVTVDLFDEVLRGEEPPSPPTFAPGETVTLSRAAGHSAQDDTDRDPRHPTPVDHVAGSVAARCLATGRSTVQLAAEPHQGGEWAFGPGLAADPAHWPPGNPSIDPSIAADGLTGRITVPLRARGALLGVVAFSRSDRPEAFTADDLILAEELTAKAAIAIDNARRYSRERTTALTLQRSLLPQRLPSQEALDVASRYLPAGTGAEVGGDWFDVIPLSGARVALVVGDVVGHGLHASASMGRLRTAVRTLADVDLPPDELLTHLDDLVLHLSNDLQPADAFQPAGEFGATCLYTVYDPVSRHFALASAGHPLPLIISPDGTRTPTSAQPGPPLGIGGLPFEATEVELPEGSLLALFTDGLVECRERDVDQGIAELSRVLNHAAGSLEGLCDTVLDAMLPERRTDDAALLLARTLALDPQHVADWDVEPDPSQVPRARKFAVEQVDAWGLEEASFVTELVVSELVTNAIRYGEPPIRLRLIRDTSLICEVSDASNTAPHLRRARAYDEGGRGLLLVAQLTQGWGTRHTTEGKTIWCAQTLPEPPS, from the coding sequence ATGTCCGGCAGGCAGGACGCCCCCGCCGCCGCCCTTGTGGTGGACCCGGACGGCGTGGTGAGCGGCTGGAGCGAGAGCGGGCGTCTGCTGCTGGGCTGGACCGTGGAGGACGCCGTCGGGCGGCCCCTGACCGACCTGCTGGCCGCTCCCCCGCCCCCCGGCTTCCCCGAGAGCCACGACAGCGGCCCCGACAGCACGAGGCTCGTTCCGCTGCGCCACCGGAACGGCTCCACGCTGGACGCCCTGGTGTCGGCTCACCCGCTGTTCGGCGCCGACGGCCGGGCCCTGGGCCACGCGGTCACCGTCCACCGCTGGGAACGCCGCCCGGTGATCGCCGACCTGGCCTTCGAGCAGTGCCCCTTCGCCCTCGGCGTCTACGACCCTGAGCTGCGGTTTCTCTGGGTCAACGCCTCCGCGTGCCGGGTGATGGCGCACTCCGAGGAACAGGTGCTCGGCGAGAAGTACCGCGAGCTGTTCCCCGAACTGGACGACAAGGCGTACACCAACCAGCTCGCCGAGGTGGCCAGGACCGGTGAGCCCGCGCGTCTCATCACCGTCTTCCGCCCGCTCGGCAGCGATTACGCCAACGCCTGGGCCACCAGCATGTGGCCCGTCCGGGATGCCGAGGGCAGGGTCCGCGCGGTCGCCAACTGGGGATTCGACATGAGCGCCGAGTACTGGGCCCGGCAGCGACTGCTCATCCTCAACGAGGCCGGTGTCGGAATCGGCCGGACGCTCGACGTGCTCGGCACCGCCCGGGAGCTGGCCGGAACCTCGGTGCCGGGATTCGCCGACCTCGTCACCGTGGATCTCTTCGACGAAGTGCTGCGCGGAGAGGAACCGCCCTCCCCGCCCACGTTCGCCCCCGGCGAGACCGTCACGCTCAGCCGGGCCGCCGGGCACAGCGCGCAGGACGACACCGACCGGGATCCGCGGCACCCGACGCCGGTCGACCACGTGGCCGGTTCCGTCGCCGCCCGCTGCCTGGCCACCGGCCGGTCCACGGTGCAGCTCGCCGCCGAACCCCATCAGGGCGGCGAGTGGGCCTTCGGGCCGGGGCTCGCCGCCGACCCGGCCCACTGGCCGCCGGGCAACCCGTCGATCGACCCCTCCATCGCCGCGGACGGGCTGACCGGCCGGATCACCGTGCCCCTGCGGGCCCGCGGCGCGCTGCTGGGCGTCGTCGCGTTCTCCCGCAGTGACCGGCCCGAGGCGTTCACCGCCGACGACCTGATCCTCGCCGAGGAGCTGACCGCCAAGGCGGCCATCGCCATCGACAACGCCCGCCGGTACTCGCGCGAGCGCACCACCGCGCTGACCCTGCAACGCAGCCTGCTGCCGCAGCGGCTGCCGAGCCAGGAGGCCCTCGATGTGGCCTCCCGCTATCTGCCCGCCGGGACCGGCGCGGAGGTGGGCGGTGACTGGTTCGACGTCATCCCGCTCTCCGGTGCCCGGGTCGCCCTGGTCGTCGGGGATGTCGTCGGCCACGGCCTGCACGCCTCGGCCAGCATGGGCCGGCTGCGCACGGCGGTCCGCACCCTGGCCGACGTGGACCTGCCGCCGGACGAGTTGCTGACCCACCTGGACGACCTGGTCCTCCACCTGTCGAACGACCTTCAGCCCGCCGACGCCTTCCAGCCGGCCGGCGAGTTCGGGGCCACCTGCCTGTACACCGTCTACGACCCCGTCTCCCGGCACTTCGCGCTGGCGAGCGCGGGGCATCCGCTGCCGCTGATCATCTCCCCGGACGGCACCAGGACCCCGACCTCCGCACAGCCGGGACCACCGCTCGGCATCGGTGGGCTGCCCTTCGAGGCGACCGAGGTCGAGCTCCCCGAGGGCAGCCTGCTCGCCCTCTTCACCGACGGGCTGGTGGAGTGCCGCGAGCGCGACGTCGACCAGGGGATCGCCGAACTGTCGCGGGTCCTGAACCATGCGGCCGGCTCGCTGGAAGGCCTGTGCGACACGGTGCTGGACGCCATGCTCCCCGAACGCCGCACCGACGACGCCGCCCTGCTGCTCGCCCGCACGCTGGCGCTGGATCCCCAGCACGTCGCCGACTGGGACGTCGAACCCGACCCCTCGCAGGTGCCGCGCGCCAGGAAGTTCGCCGTGGAACAGGTCGACGCGTGGGGCCTGGAGGAGGCGTCCTTCGTCACCGAACTGGTGGTCAGCGAGCTGGTCACCAACGCCATCAGATACGGCGAGCCCCCGATCAGGCTACGGCTGATCCGCGACACCTCCCTGATCTGCGAGGTGTCCGACGCCAGCAACACCGCCCCGCACCTGCGCCGGGCGCGCGCCTACGACGAGGGCGGCCGGGGCCTGCTGCTCGTCGCCCAGCTCACCCAGGGGTGGGGGACCCGGCACACCACCGAAGGCAAGACGATCTGGTGCGCGCAGACCCTTCCCGAGCCCCCTTCCTGA
- the trpC gene encoding indole-3-glycerol phosphate synthase TrpC, whose protein sequence is MSVLDGILAGVREDLEQRKSATPLAELRSRAADAAPALDPLPAFRAPGVSIIAEVKRKSPSKGALADIPDPASLAAQYAAGGAAAISVLTESRRFGGSLADLDAVRARVDVPVLRKDFIVDPYQLWEARAHGADLALLMVVSLDDSQLTDLMGLCGELGLTPLVEAHTADEVRRAVAAGADLLGINARDLTTLDVDRAVFADLVTGIPEGTVRVAESGVTGPKDVAEYRGWGADVVLVGEALVRSGDPRGAVGEFIEAAGA, encoded by the coding sequence ATGAGCGTTCTGGACGGGATCCTCGCGGGAGTCCGTGAGGACCTGGAACAACGAAAGAGTGCGACGCCGTTGGCGGAGCTGCGCTCCCGGGCGGCGGACGCGGCACCCGCGCTCGACCCCCTGCCCGCGTTCCGGGCGCCAGGGGTGTCCATCATCGCCGAGGTGAAGCGGAAGAGCCCCAGCAAGGGCGCGCTGGCGGACATCCCCGACCCCGCGTCCCTCGCGGCCCAGTACGCGGCCGGCGGTGCCGCCGCGATCAGCGTGCTCACCGAGAGCAGGCGTTTCGGCGGCTCCCTCGCCGATCTGGACGCCGTACGCGCCCGGGTCGACGTGCCCGTCCTGCGCAAGGACTTCATCGTCGATCCCTACCAGCTGTGGGAAGCCCGCGCGCACGGTGCCGATCTGGCGCTTCTCATGGTCGTGTCGCTGGACGACAGCCAGCTCACCGACTTGATGGGCCTGTGCGGGGAGTTGGGGCTCACGCCGCTCGTGGAGGCGCACACGGCCGACGAAGTACGGCGTGCGGTGGCCGCCGGGGCCGACCTCCTCGGAATCAACGCGCGGGACCTGACGACGCTGGACGTCGATCGCGCGGTGTTCGCCGACCTGGTGACGGGCATCCCCGAAGGCACGGTCAGGGTCGCGGAATCAGGGGTGACGGGCCCGAAGGACGTGGCGGAGTACCGCGGTTGGGGAGCCGACGTGGTGCTGGTCGGCGAGGCCCTGGTCCGCTCGGGGGACCCGCGCGGCGCCGTGGGTGAGTTCATCGAGGCTGCGGGGGCGTGA